The Bacteroidales bacterium genome has a window encoding:
- a CDS encoding serine acetyltransferase yields the protein MVEKLIRMASPVNSSEFPVKADVISFTQNLAISLFPIIEGSRTTPPSYRKLKKKFKRIVKPVCKEHHLKNDELVDSFFGKLKEIKQQLDIDAKFLAANDPAASGVDEVIMAYPGFYAILVYRIAHCLAEIGIPIIPRIMSEHAHSHTGIDIHPKAKIESEFFIDHGTGIVIGETTVIGKRVKIYQGVTLGALSVSKDKASTKRHPTIEDDVIIYAGSTILGGETVIGHDSVIGGNVWLTESIPAFSMVYHESKVVIKERKNNNK from the coding sequence ATGGTTGAAAAATTAATCAGAATGGCAAGTCCTGTAAATTCAAGTGAATTTCCAGTTAAAGCAGATGTGATCTCGTTTACCCAAAATTTAGCGATATCGCTTTTCCCAATTATAGAAGGATCAAGAACAACACCACCAAGCTATAGGAAACTAAAGAAGAAGTTTAAACGAATAGTAAAGCCAGTATGCAAAGAGCATCATTTAAAAAATGATGAGTTGGTAGATTCTTTTTTTGGCAAGCTGAAGGAGATAAAACAGCAACTTGATATTGATGCCAAGTTTTTAGCCGCCAACGATCCCGCTGCAAGCGGTGTTGATGAGGTAATAATGGCTTACCCTGGGTTTTATGCAATACTGGTATATAGAATTGCCCATTGCCTTGCAGAAATTGGAATTCCTATAATTCCACGAATCATGTCCGAGCATGCTCATTCACATACAGGAATTGATATTCACCCAAAGGCCAAAATAGAATCAGAGTTTTTTATCGATCACGGAACGGGTATAGTTATTGGGGAAACAACCGTAATAGGGAAAAGAGTGAAAATCTATCAAGGTGTAACCTTAGGAGCACTTAGCGTTAGCAAGGATAAAGCATCAACCAAGCGACATCCAACAATTGAGGATGATGTTATTATTTATGCAGGAAGTACAATACTTGGAGGCGAAACGGTTATTGGTCATGATAGCGTAATTGGAGGGAATGTTTGGCTCACCGAAAGTATTCCTGCATTTTCTATGGTATATCATGAGAGTAAAGTTGTTATCAAGGAAAGAAAAAATAATAATAAATAA
- a CDS encoding tetratricopeptide repeat protein: MNLEINRDTIKAFILNELPQEIMSLVSDAILEDKHIAKIYEEEKFNVEAKLYYSNLLSPADQLKFEKELFKKMNPFNEDNQQNENNSSEDIGKTFNAYKASQRREYKISKMYAIGINIKYWLIAASITVLLIAGGGVAYYSQPTDTLENGLYAKYYSPLNDKDIYLLINHSLAVARKKYMEGEYINSIMLLKDLPSTVTIDAEKNLLIGLNMMEIGKYSMAANYLELAFSNQSGFDYVPQTQWYLGLCYLKTGDKEKAINIFNAIVKSYGYNYKEAKKILKKITN; this comes from the coding sequence ATGAATTTAGAGATTAACAGAGATACGATTAAAGCTTTTATACTAAACGAGCTTCCACAGGAAATAATGTCTTTGGTTTCGGATGCAATACTTGAAGATAAGCATATAGCAAAAATCTATGAGGAGGAAAAATTTAATGTTGAAGCAAAGCTATACTATAGTAATTTGCTAAGCCCTGCCGATCAGCTCAAGTTTGAGAAGGAACTATTCAAAAAAATGAACCCTTTTAATGAGGATAACCAGCAGAATGAGAATAACTCTTCGGAGGATATTGGAAAGACTTTTAATGCCTACAAGGCCTCTCAAAGACGGGAATATAAAATCTCTAAAATGTACGCTATTGGTATAAATATTAAATACTGGCTGATTGCCGCTTCCATTACGGTACTGCTTATTGCTGGCGGTGGGGTAGCATACTATTCTCAACCTACCGACACGTTGGAAAACGGGTTGTATGCCAAGTACTATTCTCCGCTTAACGACAAGGATATTTATCTATTAATTAACCATTCTTTGGCTGTTGCCAGAAAAAAGTACATGGAGGGGGAATACATTAATTCCATTATGCTCTTAAAGGACTTGCCATCAACAGTAACCATTGATGCTGAGAAGAACCTATTAATTGGCCTAAATATGATGGAAATTGGCAAGTATAGCATGGCAGCAAACTACCTAGAATTGGCATTTAGCAACCAGAGCGGCTTTGATTACGTTCCACAGACTCAATGGTATTTGGGGCTTTGTTACCTAAAAACGGGAGATAAGGAAAAAGCAATTAATATTTTTAATGCCATAGTAAAGAGTTATGGCTATAACTATAAAGAAGCCAAAAAGATTCTTAAAAAAATCACCAATTAA
- a CDS encoding amidohydrolase family protein yields MEIIDPGECVKELASMEFHNGVIVPGFINTHCHLELSHLKGKLQQSHGIAEFVTQIRNNRKADELEIADGIKSALSSLKSHGIVAVGDICNTSDTIHQKQESDILFHSFVELFGLNPSDSEERFKSSMELLNKFQLSNCGKSSLTPHSTYSISIELWALIKDELNKNQPIVSIHYGESLQEYALLKNHSGLLADNFKKLGIPINLSEFNSPQEVVKQFIPANSKVLFVHNTFASSAEIKELASHYKESFFVLCPSSNLFIEGMLPDAPMIAHAGVDVTLGTDSYASTDTISIFDQMMILLDRFPTLSFNDVLNWATLSGARALNLDSQVGSLEIGKKPGLNLITNFDFSLMRPTPKSKVKRLV; encoded by the coding sequence ATGGAAATTATTGATCCGGGTGAATGTGTTAAAGAATTAGCATCAATGGAGTTTCACAATGGGGTTATTGTGCCGGGGTTTATTAACACGCATTGCCATTTAGAATTATCTCACCTTAAAGGGAAACTTCAACAATCACATGGAATTGCTGAGTTTGTTACTCAAATTCGTAATAATCGAAAAGCAGATGAATTAGAGATAGCAGATGGTATTAAAAGTGCCCTTTCATCACTTAAATCACATGGAATAGTTGCTGTAGGGGACATCTGCAACACTTCCGATACAATACACCAAAAGCAGGAATCTGATATTCTATTTCATAGTTTCGTTGAACTATTTGGTTTAAATCCATCTGATTCTGAGGAAAGATTTAAATCATCGATGGAATTATTGAATAAATTTCAATTGAGCAATTGCGGTAAATCTTCATTAACCCCCCACTCTACATATTCTATTTCAATAGAACTTTGGGCGTTGATAAAAGATGAGTTAAATAAAAACCAACCAATTGTCAGCATTCATTATGGGGAAAGTTTACAGGAGTATGCGCTTTTAAAGAATCACTCAGGATTACTCGCAGACAATTTTAAGAAACTAGGAATCCCAATTAATCTTTCCGAATTTAATAGCCCACAGGAAGTTGTTAAACAATTTATTCCCGCAAACTCAAAAGTTCTTTTTGTACACAATACCTTTGCATCAAGTGCTGAGATTAAAGAACTAGCTTCGCATTACAAGGAATCGTTCTTTGTTCTTTGCCCCTCATCAAATCTGTTTATTGAGGGTATGTTGCCAGATGCACCTATGATTGCTCATGCAGGAGTTGATGTAACCCTAGGAACAGATAGCTATGCTAGCACCGATACTATTTCCATATTTGATCAGATGATGATTCTGCTTGATAGGTTTCCAACACTTTCCTTCAATGATGTTCTCAATTGGGCAACCTTAAGCGGAGCAAGGGCTCTAAACCTTGATTCTCAGGTTGGATCATTGGAAATTGGAAAGAAACCGGGATTGAATCTTATTACAAACTTTGATTTTTCTCTGATGAGACCTACCCCAAAAAGCAAAGTGAAACGCTTGGTTTAA
- a CDS encoding ComC/BlpC family leader-containing pheromone/bacteriocin produces MKTIKKRNEKKMVKEFKTLKVKELSAIKGGEGAPIQKDGEIH; encoded by the coding sequence ATGAAAACGATTAAAAAAAGAAATGAAAAGAAAATGGTTAAAGAGTTTAAAACTCTTAAGGTAAAGGAACTATCAGCAATTAAGGGTGGTGAAGGAGCTCCAATTCAAAAAGATGGTGAAATTCATTAG
- a CDS encoding carboxypeptidase regulatory-like domain-containing protein, translating to MKNYSLLLLLGFLIILNSCDKSINGKVIDNFNQPVEGVKIKIKNSAFESVTDKNGNFKIDFTAGKFEIEFQKENYILISKELEIAENKSYPLGQVDIIRIPNSKGLFFKGSNDFIQVPNITLNSERVKNPSFGEIYTLPSDDVFTIEIDSNNTVGFFEINDVSSFLVEAEGRSVVKNIIPPSSLSFTKSIYGKQIKEKIKELSLGINVRSFTPEIGKTYVYIDYKGDYYSKDITNNAFVFRFIKK from the coding sequence ATGAAGAATTACTCTCTACTTCTTTTACTTGGATTCCTGATAATCCTAAACTCTTGCGACAAATCAATTAACGGAAAAGTAATTGATAACTTTAATCAACCCGTTGAAGGAGTTAAAATAAAAATAAAAAATAGTGCCTTTGAATCTGTTACAGATAAAAACGGAAATTTCAAAATTGATTTTACCGCAGGGAAGTTTGAAATTGAATTCCAGAAAGAAAATTATATTCTAATTTCGAAGGAACTTGAGATTGCTGAAAATAAGAGTTATCCACTAGGTCAGGTTGATATAATAAGAATACCTAACTCCAAAGGTTTGTTTTTTAAGGGCTCAAATGACTTTATTCAAGTCCCTAACATAACGCTTAATTCAGAAAGAGTAAAAAACCCTTCATTTGGTGAAATTTATACTTTACCATCTGATGATGTATTCACAATAGAAATAGATTCTAATAACACTGTTGGCTTTTTTGAAATTAATGATGTTTCTTCTTTTCTTGTTGAAGCGGAGGGTAGATCTGTTGTTAAAAATATAATTCCTCCTTCATCATTATCTTTTACAAAGTCAATTTATGGAAAACAAATTAAAGAGAAAATAAAGGAATTGAGTTTAGGTATTAATGTTAGAAGTTTTACACCTGAAATAGGAAAGACATATGTTTACATAGATTATAAAGGAGATTATTATTCAAAAGATATTACAAATAATGCATTTGTGTTTAGATTTATTAAGAAATAA
- the cysK gene encoding cysteine synthase A — MKANSILESIGKTPHVRLAKLFPNHEVWVKDERRNPGGSIKDRIALAMVEDAEKAGLLKSDGVIVEPTSGNTGIGLAIVGAVKGYRVIFTMPESMSIERRKLLKAYGAELVLTPREKGMKGAVEQAKEIVSNTPNSWMPMQFENASNPAIHYRATAKEIFEDFPKGFDYLVCGVGTGGHISGVGKALKELFPKIKIIAVEPADSPVLSGGQPGPHPIQGIGAGFIPKNYSAELVDQIVTISKQEAFEMINLSAKVEGMLAGISSNANLAALKKILNQIPKNSKVLTFAYDSGERYLSVDGIWE; from the coding sequence ATGAAAGCAAATTCAATTTTAGAATCCATTGGCAAAACACCGCATGTTCGGTTAGCCAAACTATTTCCAAACCATGAAGTTTGGGTAAAAGATGAGCGTCGAAATCCCGGGGGAAGCATAAAAGATCGAATTGCACTTGCAATGGTTGAAGATGCAGAAAAGGCAGGGTTATTAAAATCAGACGGCGTTATTGTTGAACCAACGTCTGGCAATACTGGGATAGGATTAGCAATAGTTGGTGCGGTAAAAGGTTATCGGGTGATTTTTACTATGCCAGAATCAATGTCGATAGAGCGACGAAAACTGCTTAAGGCTTATGGGGCAGAACTTGTTTTAACCCCAAGAGAAAAGGGAATGAAGGGAGCTGTGGAGCAAGCGAAGGAAATAGTTTCAAACACTCCTAACTCATGGATGCCAATGCAATTTGAAAATGCATCAAATCCCGCTATTCATTACAGAGCTACTGCAAAGGAGATATTTGAAGATTTCCCAAAGGGGTTTGATTATTTAGTTTGTGGTGTTGGAACTGGTGGGCATATAAGCGGGGTTGGGAAAGCACTAAAAGAACTATTCCCAAAAATCAAAATTATTGCCGTTGAACCTGCAGATTCACCCGTGTTAAGCGGAGGGCAGCCTGGTCCGCACCCAATTCAGGGAATTGGCGCAGGTTTTATCCCAAAAAATTATTCTGCTGAACTTGTAGATCAGATTGTGACAATTAGCAAACAAGAGGCTTTTGAGATGATAAACTTGTCGGCAAAAGTTGAGGGTATGCTCGCTGGTATATCAAGCAACGCAAATCTGGCTGCTTTAAAAAAGATATTAAATCAAATACCAAAAAACAGCAAAGTCTTAACCTTCGCTTACGATAGCGGTGAAAGGTATCTTAGCGTTGATGGGATTTGGGAATAG
- a CDS encoding sodium/proline symporter yields the protein MITVFVLYLVLVVGIAIWSALRAKTHEDYVIGGKKIGGVSLALSERATGESAWLILGLTGYAFTNGISAIWVALGCVIGILFIWLVMANPLRLATEKTGAMTIPSLLARRFPGTEKPIGILSSLIVVFFFLFYIAAQFSGAGKVFHDTFGLTPFWGMVVGAGIVTLYTVLGGFITVVATDVFQAVLMIFTLIVMPIVLLLILASNNISLASKLTEAGAQMTSLTGGATGTAALLLVLNGLSWALGYTGQPQLLARMMALRNAKDSNTAQWVATIWTIVAYAGAILIGIAGYALIKGGVAGIDTAKVANDSEQIMPALVVGLMQPILAGVMLSGAVSAMMSTASSELIVCSSSMSEDLYSNIAQKPMKGSKMLLLNKLLTLGVGLVAIIMVIFMKDTVYSLVSYAWAGIGSSFGPALLLLLFWKRFSRAGLYASLICGTVGAIIWKTLLMEPTGISERLGSFVFAFVMAVGASLVWPEKK from the coding sequence ATGATAACAGTATTTGTCCTTTATCTTGTACTGGTTGTTGGTATTGCAATTTGGTCAGCACTTCGCGCTAAGACCCATGAAGATTATGTTATTGGTGGAAAAAAGATAGGTGGCGTTTCCTTAGCACTTTCTGAGCGTGCTACAGGAGAATCTGCATGGCTCATCCTTGGTTTAACTGGCTATGCATTTACCAATGGAATAAGCGCAATTTGGGTGGCATTGGGATGTGTAATTGGTATTCTATTTATCTGGCTGGTAATGGCAAATCCTCTCCGTTTAGCCACGGAAAAAACAGGAGCGATGACCATTCCAAGCTTACTTGCTCGTAGATTTCCTGGTACAGAGAAACCAATAGGTATACTATCATCATTAATTGTTGTGTTTTTTTTCCTTTTCTATATAGCGGCTCAGTTCAGCGGGGCTGGAAAGGTATTTCACGATACCTTTGGGTTAACTCCATTCTGGGGAATGGTTGTTGGGGCAGGGATTGTCACCCTCTATACAGTACTTGGCGGATTCATCACAGTTGTTGCAACGGATGTATTTCAGGCTGTTTTGATGATATTCACGCTTATTGTAATGCCAATTGTTTTACTATTAATTCTTGCATCTAACAATATTAGTTTGGCCTCAAAATTAACAGAGGCTGGTGCACAAATGACCTCCTTAACTGGCGGAGCAACAGGAACCGCTGCACTTCTATTGGTTCTTAATGGGCTTAGTTGGGCTTTGGGTTATACAGGGCAACCACAGCTACTTGCCCGAATGATGGCTCTTCGTAACGCAAAGGATAGCAATACAGCACAATGGGTTGCCACAATATGGACTATTGTTGCCTATGCTGGTGCTATTCTAATTGGTATTGCTGGTTATGCGCTGATTAAAGGCGGTGTAGCGGGTATTGATACCGCCAAAGTGGCTAATGATTCAGAGCAGATTATGCCAGCATTGGTTGTTGGCCTGATGCAACCCATTCTTGCAGGTGTTATGCTTTCAGGTGCAGTATCGGCTATGATGTCTACGGCTTCATCGGAGCTGATTGTTTGCTCCTCATCCATGAGCGAAGATCTTTACTCCAACATAGCTCAGAAACCCATGAAGGGTTCAAAAATGCTACTACTTAATAAATTGCTTACCCTTGGTGTTGGCTTGGTGGCAATAATTATGGTAATATTTATGAAGGATACCGTTTATAGCCTTGTATCCTATGCTTGGGCAGGAATTGGTTCATCATTTGGTCCAGCTTTACTACTTCTTCTTTTCTGGAAACGATTCTCGCGAGCAGGGCTTTACGCTTCTTTAATTTGTGGTACGGTGGGTGCTATTATCTGGAAAACATTACTGATGGAACCCACAGGAATCTCAGAAAGGTTGGGTAGTTTTGTTTTTGCTTTTGTAATGGCGGTGGGGGCTAGCTTGGTATGGCCTGAAAAAAAATAG
- a CDS encoding carboxypeptidase regulatory-like domain-containing protein: MRVFFCNFIEQMVIFTKKEVLPNFWEQPHGERSSSQNFWERPHGERSSFQNFWEQPHGERSSSQNFWERPHGERSSSQNFWEQPPGERSSAKTSGFNIKSLPAGVYIVTIKKPGYADQVITVTVTDGEMCELNIQLTKS; encoded by the coding sequence GTGAGAGTTTTTTTTTGCAATTTTATTGAACAGATGGTTATATTCACGAAAAAAGAAGTGCTTCCAAACTTTTGGGAGCAACCTCACGGAGAAAGAAGCTCCTCCCAAAACTTTTGGGAACGACCCCACGGAGAAAGAAGCTCCTTCCAAAACTTTTGGGAGCAACCTCACGGAGAAAGAAGCTCCTCCCAAAACTTTTGGGAACGACCCCACGGAGAAAGAAGCTCCTCCCAAAACTTTTGGGAGCAACCTCCCGGAGAAAGAAGCTCCGCCAAAACGAGTGGTTTTAACATTAAATCATTGCCAGCAGGGGTTTATATTGTAACGATAAAGAAACCGGGGTATGCGGATCAGGTTATTACTGTTACGGTTACGGATGGTGAGATGTGCGAGCTTAATATTCAACTTACCAAGAGCTAA
- a CDS encoding radical SAM protein: protein MPTFLFDSFVFGPIRSRRLGVSLGINLLPINSKICSFDCIYCECGWTNKKEKGRMPSREEVKKYLDEKLLEMQKKGDALDVITFAGNGEPTLHPDFSGIIDDTIELRNRYFPYARIAVLSNSTMLTKNEVINALKKVDQNILKLDSVFDSTIKLLNQPQVKFSAEELVKNLKSFEGNLIVQTLFLRGVYEGKIVDNTTKEEVDGWVEQIKAVKPKEVMVYTIARDTPATGLEKISLKELKAIAAKIEALGIPVQVSA, encoded by the coding sequence ATGCCAACATTCCTTTTCGATAGTTTTGTTTTTGGCCCTATTCGTAGCCGAAGGCTTGGAGTTTCTCTAGGAATTAATCTTCTACCTATAAATTCTAAAATTTGTTCTTTCGACTGTATCTACTGCGAATGTGGCTGGACAAATAAGAAAGAGAAAGGCAGAATGCCCTCAAGAGAGGAAGTAAAGAAATATCTTGATGAGAAATTACTAGAAATGCAAAAAAAAGGAGATGCTCTGGATGTTATAACCTTTGCGGGGAATGGAGAACCTACTCTTCATCCAGATTTTTCTGGAATTATTGATGATACTATCGAATTGAGGAATAGATACTTTCCCTACGCTCGAATTGCAGTACTCTCAAACTCTACAATGCTTACTAAAAATGAGGTTATAAATGCGCTTAAAAAGGTTGACCAGAATATACTAAAACTTGATTCTGTATTCGATTCAACTATAAAATTACTTAATCAACCTCAAGTAAAATTCTCTGCCGAGGAGTTAGTTAAAAATCTTAAATCTTTTGAAGGAAATCTTATTGTGCAAACTTTGTTCCTACGAGGTGTTTATGAAGGAAAAATCGTTGATAATACCACAAAGGAGGAAGTTGATGGTTGGGTTGAACAAATAAAGGCGGTAAAACCCAAAGAAGTAATGGTTTATACAATTGCGCGCGATACTCCTGCCACTGGCCTTGAAAAAATCTCACTAAAAGAATTGAAAGCTATTGCTGCAAAGATAGAGGCGTTGGGAATACCCGTTCAGGTATCTGCTTAA
- a CDS encoding CHAT domain-containing protein has translation MLLSCICISLLGVAQPIDTSNVNSVYDSAYVYYKVGNYSSAVQKFDRILLLKSKVTNDINPKYFKVYNWLGLIYKKQGDLSRAIDYYKKAIENTSDIFYVSVINYNIANIYSLRGDYSKAIYYYENSLSVLEKSNDEKKYRYITDIYHNLGYSYYKLENYSHARVNYLKSIQLAEKNHLEGVGVTYFNCGLVYQKFDSLGKADYCFRKAVNCYTKEFGASHYMTGMAYVNYACFYSEIRQLTKSEPLYSKAYKILINTLGRKHSYTSLCLMNNGQLFYRKGDFKQALEHYQKSLISKIYSFNDSSVYANPSVEVLPDMDLLDILKLKAKAFEKLAVHENREQNLKAALATLELATSFTERLRTGYLYEGSKLQLAAKEHETYLLGVSVANSLYNITGDSKYAGIAFRYAEYSKYAVLRELKNDEMAKGIAGVPDSISVNERRIKQQIASLRMQVEDESKLEHPNRSKIDVWNEQQFSLSQKLEGLMQRLESRYPEYYKQKYSNQVVSVTQLQKSMGKKEAILEYVLGDKELYTFAITKDTFLLVRQEADTTFYSNLSFLTSTFHNQYSMGYYKYMDAAYALYKKLIYPVESLLTNKNLLITPDGGLNLIAFDALIDKLYTDDSRDYSKGSYLLRKYPIGYAYSATLYSNSLNSVHGSSPDFLGIAPDYKNSKDSLVDVPLGLQSVKRIARLTFGKSLTGVNATKEAFMKYSKRYGIIHFYAHGGDDTLNPANSNLCLTPSSADSADNGYLHAWEVYNMQLNAQLVVLASCYSGSGKLSKGEGVLSISRSFMYAGSQSVVMSLWAAAHKPTSEILNDFYLNLLKGMRKDEALRLAKLKYLDDDKQVYVHPRFWAGLVVNGNQNKIFSYWFLKRGIVVVALISALFLAY, from the coding sequence TTGCTATTATCATGTATTTGCATTAGCCTATTAGGAGTAGCACAACCTATTGATACTAGCAACGTAAATTCTGTTTATGATAGTGCATACGTTTACTATAAGGTTGGGAATTATAGTAGTGCTGTGCAAAAATTCGATAGAATTCTACTACTAAAAAGCAAAGTAACTAATGATATAAACCCTAAATATTTTAAGGTTTATAATTGGTTAGGGCTGATATACAAAAAGCAGGGTGATCTGAGCAGAGCAATTGATTACTATAAAAAGGCAATAGAAAATACTTCTGATATCTTTTATGTATCAGTAATCAATTATAATATTGCTAATATCTACTCCTTAAGGGGCGATTACTCAAAGGCTATTTACTATTACGAGAATTCCTTATCGGTACTTGAGAAAAGTAATGATGAGAAAAAATACCGCTATATCACTGATATTTACCATAACCTAGGCTACTCTTACTATAAGTTGGAGAATTATAGTCATGCTAGGGTTAACTACCTAAAAAGCATCCAGCTTGCTGAAAAGAATCACTTAGAAGGTGTGGGTGTAACTTACTTCAACTGCGGTTTGGTCTACCAGAAATTCGATAGTTTGGGCAAAGCCGACTACTGCTTTAGAAAGGCTGTAAACTGCTATACCAAAGAGTTTGGTGCGAGCCACTACATGACAGGGATGGCATATGTTAACTACGCCTGCTTTTATTCGGAAATTAGGCAGTTAACAAAAAGTGAACCACTGTACAGCAAAGCATATAAAATCTTGATTAATACTCTTGGACGGAAGCATTCGTACACCTCTTTATGCTTAATGAATAATGGACAGCTATTCTATCGGAAAGGAGATTTCAAACAGGCGTTAGAACATTACCAAAAATCTCTAATCTCAAAGATTTATAGTTTTAACGATAGTTCGGTATATGCAAATCCAAGTGTTGAAGTACTCCCCGATATGGATTTGCTAGACATTTTAAAACTAAAAGCCAAAGCCTTTGAGAAATTGGCCGTACATGAGAACAGAGAGCAGAACCTTAAAGCAGCCCTTGCCACGCTTGAACTGGCTACTAGTTTTACCGAACGGCTGCGAACTGGTTACCTGTACGAGGGGTCTAAATTGCAGCTGGCAGCAAAGGAGCATGAAACCTACCTGCTAGGGGTAAGCGTTGCCAACTCGTTGTACAACATTACTGGCGATTCTAAGTATGCGGGTATAGCATTTCGATACGCCGAGTACAGCAAGTACGCCGTACTCAGGGAGCTGAAAAATGATGAGATGGCAAAAGGGATTGCGGGAGTACCCGATAGCATTAGCGTGAATGAGAGAAGAATAAAACAGCAAATTGCCAGCCTTAGAATGCAGGTTGAGGATGAAAGCAAGCTGGAACATCCCAATAGATCCAAAATAGACGTGTGGAACGAGCAGCAGTTCAGCCTTTCGCAAAAACTTGAAGGGCTAATGCAACGACTTGAGAGCCGCTACCCTGAGTACTATAAGCAGAAGTACAGCAACCAAGTTGTAAGTGTTACTCAACTCCAAAAGTCAATGGGCAAAAAGGAGGCTATACTTGAATACGTGCTAGGCGATAAAGAACTGTACACCTTTGCCATTACTAAAGATACGTTTTTACTTGTTAGGCAGGAAGCCGATACTACCTTTTACTCAAACCTTAGCTTTTTAACGAGTACTTTCCATAACCAGTACTCAATGGGTTATTATAAGTACATGGATGCAGCGTATGCCCTCTATAAAAAGCTGATTTACCCGGTTGAATCCCTGCTTACTAACAAGAATTTACTTATAACCCCCGATGGTGGGTTGAACCTTATTGCTTTTGATGCGCTTATAGACAAACTCTATACTGATGATAGTCGTGATTATTCCAAGGGGTCGTATTTGCTAAGAAAATACCCCATAGGTTACGCATATTCCGCCACGCTGTATAGCAATTCCCTAAATAGCGTTCATGGAAGCTCCCCCGATTTTCTTGGAATTGCACCCGATTATAAAAACTCCAAAGACTCTCTGGTTGATGTTCCGCTGGGTTTGCAGAGCGTAAAAAGGATTGCACGGTTAACCTTTGGGAAATCGCTAACAGGGGTTAATGCCACCAAAGAGGCTTTTATGAAGTATAGCAAGAGATACGGTATTATCCATTTCTACGCGCATGGTGGTGATGATACCCTTAACCCCGCAAACTCCAACCTCTGCCTAACGCCTTCTTCTGCTGATTCAGCAGACAATGGCTACCTACATGCTTGGGAGGTTTACAATATGCAGCTGAACGCCCAGCTGGTGGTGCTGGCATCGTGCTATTCGGGATCAGGAAAGTTATCGAAGGGAGAAGGTGTGCTAAGCATAAGCCGAAGCTTTATGTATGCAGGAAGCCAATCGGTGGTGATGTCGCTATGGGCAGCGGCTCATAAACCAACAAGCGAAATACTAAACGATTTTTACCTAAACCTTTTAAAGGGAATGCGGAAGGATGAAGCCCTAAGACTTGCCAAGCTAAAGTACCTTGACGATGATAAGCAGGTTTATGTGCATCCACGATTTTGGGCGGGTTTAGTGGTAAATGGCAACCAGAATAAGATATTCAGCTACTGGTTTCTGAAGAGAGGGATTGTTGTAGTTGCCCTAATTTCAGCTTTATTCCTTGCTTATTAA